Proteins found in one Hymenobacter sp. J193 genomic segment:
- a CDS encoding TraM recognition domain-containing protein, with product MSTAPSTPTARPPGSGGNASLIGLVLLLLLLGGEYYVLTDRDKPKAKATTSAAAAKKAAKPAAPNPPKPIKPEPGAPIDIFGAVSGSDSSGDPMEGMGNKVADIGGQAVDMQVGLAARAILIMVSIALIFVQTPAPPKIGAPRKIPRKPKDVEMPVVILCAVLAFGSVMLLLMGYCHGELLTTGYPIASALVLGCGFIAGQLRAATKHIGGRLQAEKVRRDTEYGIVLQAEGNQFVNVPNPFRGTLVLGGAGAGKTFSIGEPFLEQFVKKGMCGLIYDFKFPVLASAAQKSLIYAGELEKPLLHRVINFIDMERTEKINPLRPQDMPMPAYAMEYAKTILNNLNPGGAKGGDNFFELSAEAYLTGIIWFLKNNFPALCTVPHVVAIAVYEDFTHVLSMLKTDPRSQALVQSIITAVEQKAEKQVAGIISSLQIALARLATPEISWVLSPDEARGEGFSLDLNNPANPTILTIGNDPTLARTFSPVISCIIAVALKLMNQQNKHPSFVLIDEGATIYVPGLEVIPATARSNKVAMLYMTQDVAQMVDAYGKDKTQVLISNLNNQFFGKINSAETAKLVSDMVGKEDVEMVSVSAGKSMGGGKVGGGRNVSQSVSVQERQVVRVQDAYTLQQGEFIGQTVETPMSFFQAQIQREIEPGDFPIQPISVFEDAEGVVTPQIERELKADRQQAERRLQELARTREQVEDNLSRQFDMQRAAAKKRLLERQHIQVKQQAAEVVAGSQNPGEESAEGSPVPTEPSSTPPVANTTAAAVDLRAEVEAAKAVAEQSRQEHLTKDTSPVGTLAAASKRTNEAPSRAEPSREERLRDQQVKAQKAQLERLQKAENKPSDSPMQRMIEANHQKIYREVTELIAGIDPATRLPRFPNTLRPKNQVPTPADLGEY from the coding sequence ATGTCCACTGCACCCAGTACACCGACTGCCAGGCCCCCAGGTAGCGGTGGCAATGCGTCGCTTATCGGTTTGGTTCTACTGCTCCTCTTATTAGGCGGGGAGTACTACGTTCTTACAGACCGGGATAAGCCTAAGGCTAAGGCCACAACATCAGCGGCGGCCGCAAAGAAAGCCGCCAAACCAGCAGCCCCTAATCCACCTAAGCCAATTAAACCTGAGCCTGGTGCTCCAATAGATATTTTTGGTGCCGTTAGCGGCAGTGACAGCAGCGGAGACCCTATGGAAGGCATGGGCAATAAGGTGGCCGATATTGGTGGCCAAGCCGTCGATATGCAGGTGGGCCTAGCAGCCCGTGCTATTCTAATCATGGTATCTATTGCACTGATCTTCGTGCAGACTCCTGCACCGCCTAAAATTGGGGCTCCCCGGAAGATCCCACGTAAACCAAAAGATGTGGAAATGCCTGTCGTGATACTATGCGCGGTACTGGCGTTTGGAAGCGTCATGCTGCTTCTGATGGGCTATTGCCACGGCGAATTGCTTACGACTGGTTATCCTATCGCTAGTGCCCTGGTACTGGGCTGTGGCTTTATCGCTGGCCAGCTGCGAGCTGCAACCAAGCACATCGGTGGCCGGCTGCAGGCGGAAAAGGTGCGACGAGATACTGAGTATGGCATTGTGCTGCAAGCCGAAGGAAACCAGTTCGTGAACGTACCAAATCCATTCCGTGGAACACTAGTTTTAGGTGGGGCCGGAGCAGGTAAAACGTTTTCAATTGGCGAGCCATTTTTGGAGCAATTCGTCAAGAAAGGTATGTGCGGATTGATATATGATTTTAAATTTCCAGTATTAGCTAGTGCTGCACAGAAATCCTTGATTTATGCCGGTGAATTAGAAAAACCATTACTGCACCGCGTCATCAATTTTATTGATATGGAGCGTACGGAAAAAATTAATCCTTTACGCCCACAGGATATGCCTATGCCCGCATATGCAATGGAGTATGCTAAAACAATTCTTAATAACTTAAATCCTGGCGGCGCAAAAGGAGGTGATAATTTCTTTGAACTAAGCGCCGAAGCTTACTTGACGGGTATTATCTGGTTCTTAAAGAATAATTTTCCTGCCTTATGCACAGTACCGCATGTTGTAGCTATTGCAGTATATGAGGATTTTACGCACGTGCTGAGTATGTTAAAAACCGATCCCAGAAGTCAGGCCTTGGTGCAAAGTATTATTACTGCTGTTGAACAAAAGGCGGAAAAACAAGTAGCTGGCATTATTTCCTCTTTACAGATTGCCCTGGCTAGATTAGCTACGCCAGAAATTAGCTGGGTGCTTTCTCCAGACGAAGCCCGGGGTGAAGGTTTCTCGCTTGATCTGAACAACCCTGCAAACCCCACTATCCTGACCATCGGTAATGATCCTACCCTAGCTCGGACCTTTTCCCCCGTTATCAGCTGCATCATAGCGGTAGCCCTGAAGCTGATGAATCAGCAGAATAAACACCCTTCATTTGTTCTTATCGATGAGGGCGCAACCATCTATGTCCCCGGTCTGGAGGTGATTCCAGCCACGGCCCGAAGCAACAAAGTCGCCATGCTGTACATGACGCAGGACGTGGCACAGATGGTTGATGCCTATGGAAAAGACAAAACGCAGGTACTAATCAGCAACCTTAATAATCAGTTTTTCGGCAAGATTAATTCGGCGGAAACAGCCAAACTGGTCTCTGACATGGTCGGCAAAGAGGATGTGGAAATGGTTTCCGTCTCTGCTGGCAAAAGTATGGGAGGTGGGAAGGTAGGGGGCGGGCGTAACGTGAGCCAGAGTGTGAGTGTGCAGGAGCGCCAAGTCGTACGCGTGCAGGATGCCTATACGCTGCAACAAGGGGAGTTCATCGGCCAAACTGTGGAAACACCTATGAGCTTCTTTCAGGCCCAGATACAGCGAGAAATTGAGCCAGGAGATTTCCCCATCCAACCTATTTCGGTTTTTGAAGATGCTGAAGGCGTAGTGACGCCGCAAATAGAGCGGGAGTTGAAGGCTGACCGTCAGCAGGCAGAGCGGCGCTTGCAGGAATTGGCCCGTACGCGTGAGCAAGTAGAAGACAACTTGAGCCGACAGTTTGATATGCAGCGCGCAGCAGCCAAGAAACGGCTACTGGAACGCCAGCACATCCAAGTGAAGCAGCAGGCGGCAGAAGTCGTTGCTGGTTCCCAGAATCCGGGTGAGGAAAGTGCGGAAGGGTCACCTGTTCCAACGGAACCGAGCAGCACACCTCCAGTAGCCAACACGACAGCTGCTGCCGTCGATTTAAGGGCTGAAGTCGAAGCTGCCAAAGCCGTGGCTGAGCAAAGCCGGCAGGAGCACTTAACCAAGGATACATCGCCGGTAGGAACATTGGCCGCTGCTTCTAAAAGAACCAATGAGGCACCTTCACGCGCAGAACCATCGCGGGAGGAGCGCCTACGTGATCAACAAGTGAAA
- a CDS encoding DUF5712 family protein: MYIFIINPAIHGKKAYTNKGSARRVTNYLEKEAKATGEQAIFFNADRTDISGNEAVQLIDTNRKGLRKEEDKFHSIVISPSAQELEHIGHDPQKLQAYTARVMQEYAANFSTKSGQPLSEKDLVWVATQHNERKHRGHDGAPSGQIKEGPQTHIHITVSARDKEQKVTLNPWGSAARFNRVTFMAKGNVAFEDQFDPLKQVSREGHLAAGARGNEEQQGPTRGRRGRQTAEEMADSIRRKAAAKDGRSGPNGAGKQGEKITRTGDDLRDKQLFNQVDKVNKQLPADRQLMHNNVLEAARKLDYSKAFYGRLGQLGREAQKQRYHDLPYEFLRTGKDAKTAANTIAENQQRDKRLLEQVERLNKKLPDKEQLVHHVVLQMAREQDYSKAFYGRLNRIGREAQGPKHIREPYEFLRTGRVPRAENKLDSDQRTSPALPRSPSLGGQLPGHTPPVYARAGARTARSYQPSTAQTAAGIGHDLGRALSTQGYTQDVRGDEERD; this comes from the coding sequence ATGTACATCTTTATTATCAACCCGGCTATTCACGGAAAGAAGGCATATACCAATAAAGGAAGCGCCAGGCGCGTAACGAACTATCTGGAGAAAGAAGCAAAAGCAACAGGCGAGCAAGCCATCTTTTTCAATGCAGACCGGACCGATATAAGCGGCAATGAAGCCGTACAGCTCATCGATACCAACCGTAAAGGGTTGCGCAAAGAGGAGGATAAGTTTCATTCTATTGTGATCAGTCCCAGTGCCCAGGAGCTGGAACATATCGGCCACGATCCGCAAAAGTTACAGGCCTATACGGCCCGGGTAATGCAGGAATATGCCGCCAATTTCAGCACCAAATCAGGGCAGCCCCTGAGCGAAAAAGACCTGGTGTGGGTAGCGACGCAGCATAACGAACGCAAGCATCGGGGCCACGACGGCGCCCCCAGCGGACAAATAAAAGAAGGGCCACAGACCCATATTCATATTACAGTTTCGGCTCGGGACAAAGAGCAAAAAGTTACCCTGAACCCTTGGGGGAGTGCAGCGCGCTTCAACCGCGTCACGTTTATGGCCAAAGGAAATGTGGCCTTCGAGGACCAGTTTGATCCCCTAAAACAGGTCAGTCGCGAGGGTCATTTGGCCGCTGGAGCCAGAGGAAACGAGGAGCAGCAGGGACCCACACGCGGGCGGCGCGGGCGACAAACGGCTGAGGAAATGGCCGACTCCATCCGGCGTAAAGCCGCCGCGAAGGACGGCAGAAGTGGCCCCAATGGAGCCGGGAAGCAGGGGGAAAAGATCACCCGAACAGGGGATGATCTGCGCGATAAGCAGCTATTCAACCAGGTGGATAAGGTGAATAAACAACTCCCGGCTGACCGGCAGTTGATGCATAACAACGTGCTCGAAGCCGCGCGAAAACTGGACTACAGCAAGGCTTTTTATGGCCGGCTAGGCCAGCTGGGCAGGGAGGCCCAGAAGCAGCGGTACCACGATCTGCCCTATGAGTTTTTGCGTACTGGCAAAGATGCCAAGACGGCCGCCAATACCATTGCCGAGAACCAGCAGCGGGATAAGCGGCTCCTGGAGCAAGTCGAACGGCTGAATAAAAAGCTCCCCGATAAGGAACAGTTAGTGCATCATGTGGTGCTGCAAATGGCCCGGGAGCAGGACTACAGCAAGGCTTTTTATGGGCGCTTAAACCGCATTGGCCGGGAGGCTCAGGGGCCCAAACACATCCGCGAGCCGTATGAATTTCTGCGAACCGGGCGTGTTCCCCGAGCAGAGAACAAGTTAGATTCTGACCAGCGAACTTCTCCTGCCTTACCTAGATCACCTTCGCTCGGGGGACAACTACCGGGGCATACTCCCCCTGTTTACGCGCGTGCTGGTGCCAGAACAGCGCGATCATACCAGCCCTCAACTGCCCAAACTGCAGCCGGAATAGGTCATGATTTAGGACGTGCTCTAAGCACTCAGGGCTATACGCAGGACGTGCGGGGTGACGAAGAGCGCGATTAA